GAAGCAGTTTAGAAAACGCGCTGCGATCGCGTTCGAGTTCGGGGTCAACGAAGTTAACGCCGTACGCATTGACGTTTTGGCCAAGCAGAGTGACTTCGGTGACACCTTGATCAACAAGTGCTTGCACCTCAGCAAGGATATCTCCTGGGCGACGATCTTGTTCCTTACCGCGCAGCGACGGCACAATGCAGAAAGTACAGGTGTTGTTACAGCCAACTGACACAGAGACCCAACCTGCATATGCAGACTCACGCTTAGCAGGAAGAACCGAAGGGAATTGCTCTAGGGAATCGACAATCTCCACTTCCGCCTTGGAATTATGCTCAGCGCGCTGTAACAAAGTGGGAAGAGACCCAATGTTGTGAGTACCGAACACAACATCTACCCATGGGGCTTTTTTAACCACAGTATCTTTGTCTTTTTGCGCGAGGCAGCCACCGACAGCAATCTGCATGCCAGGGTTGTTTTCCTTCACACTGCGCAAATTGCCTAAGGTGCCATATAGACGAGTATCGGCGTTCTCACGCACAGCACACGTATTGAAAACAACAAGGTCTGGTGTGGCTCCAGCATCTGCTGCAACGTAGCCCGCTTCTTCAAGCAGACCTGACAGGCGCTCAGAGTCGTGCACGTTCATCTGGCAGCCAAATGTCTTGACCTCATAGGTCCGCGCAGATCCCTCGACCGCATCGGGGCGTGGTTGCGTGGCGGAGTCTGCTTGGCCACCCAGGTTGTGACCAAGGTTTAGGCCAGTGAAGTGGGTTGCATCGAGGTGTACATCTGCGGGGTTAATTTGCTGCGTCACGGTAGGTCATTGTATCGCTGTGGCGCGAGCTGACATAAACGGAAATTTCCGGTGGAATCTTGGTGCTATTTTTGGCAACGATTTTGGGCCTGTTGCCGTTCAGATTTCGGCCCACCTTTGGGCTCTACAAGATGATTTTACTACTCTTTGCTTGGCTAAATTCGCACACTTTTTTAACACACAATACCGGTCGGTCTACAGGTGAAATTCGGGTGAAATCCGGAAATACCCCCAATTCTTGCCCCCTATCGAGCTGGGAAAATAGCAAGATTCACTGTGTTGCATATTTCAAAATGGACTCATTCACACAATTTTCCACATTCGCCACTAAAGCTGCTCTAAGCTAACCGTATGACGCAGACCACAAATTCCCCGATGATCAAGATGACGGGAGTGCAAAAATACTTCGGCGACTTCCACGCTTTGACGGACATCAACCTTGAAGTCCCCAAAGGACAAGTCGTTGTCGTACTCGGCCCGTCCGGATCAGGCAAATCAACCCTTTGTCGCACCATTAACCGTCTCGAGACCATCGAGGAAGGCACCATCGAAATCGATGGAAAGGTACTCCCAGAGGAAGGCAAGGGGCTTGCAAAGCTTCGCGCCGATGTCGGAATGGTTTTCCAGTCTTTCAACCTCTTCCCGCACCTGACCATCAAAGACAACGTCACTCTCGCACCTCTGAAGGTGCGAAAGATGAAGAAGTCTGAAGCCGAAAAGCTTGCGATGAACTTGTTGGAACGCGTCGGCATCGCAAACCAGGCCGATAAGTACCCGGCTCAGCTGTCCGGCGGACAGCAACAGCGTGTGGCAATTGCCCGCGCGCTGGCGATGAACCCGAAGATCATGCTTTTCGACGAACCAACATCTGCGCTTGACCCTGAAATGGTCAACGAAGTGTTGGACGTCATGGCAAGCCTTGCCAAGGAAGGCATGACCATGGTGTGCGTTACCCACGAAATGGGATTCGCACGCAAAGCTGCCGATCGCGTCTTGTTCATGGCGGACGGCCTCATCGTGGAGGACACGGACCCAGATTCCTTCTTCACCAACCCCAAGTCCGAACGAGCGAAAGACTTCCTCGGAAAGATTTTGGCGCACTAGTCCCAACCCTCCGTCCACTTTTACGAGACCTTCACCCGCTGTCCACAATCAGCGAT
The window above is part of the Corynebacterium deserti GIMN1.010 genome. Proteins encoded here:
- the gluA gene encoding glutamate ABC transporter ATP-binding protein GluA, whose amino-acid sequence is MIKMTGVQKYFGDFHALTDINLEVPKGQVVVVLGPSGSGKSTLCRTINRLETIEEGTIEIDGKVLPEEGKGLAKLRADVGMVFQSFNLFPHLTIKDNVTLAPLKVRKMKKSEAEKLAMNLLERVGIANQADKYPAQLSGGQQQRVAIARALAMNPKIMLFDEPTSALDPEMVNEVLDVMASLAKEGMTMVCVTHEMGFARKAADRVLFMADGLIVEDTDPDSFFTNPKSERAKDFLGKILAH